Proteins encoded together in one Amblyomma americanum isolate KBUSLIRL-KWMA chromosome 1, ASM5285725v1, whole genome shotgun sequence window:
- the LOC144123490 gene encoding uncharacterized protein LOC144123490 yields MPADGPSSAVSAPSLRPPQFSPADPQLWLAQVNSQFTIGRITTQSQKSHNVAASVPPEIAAEVCDLLITPPASAPLDTLAAELIKRTAVSEHRRLQQLISSNKLGDRKPTQSLRRLQQLLGDKAATFGQAFLLYQPPTPPSSLPTRVGLQSLRDDFHAKMNVSATKSPHCRPPALFRLPVARPHLADVVLPHLMKPASAGKLPSTPLEASSGVTPDNSRLFFICDHISGFRFLVDTGAEVSVLPCSIPSSPSRLPGPSLQAANLTSIATYGEHALALNLGLRRVFRWVFLVVDVRYPILRADFRRHYNLLVNMHTKCLVDATANLSVQALRLREPLASIPSPHQSI; encoded by the exons ATGCCCGCTGACGGACCCTCCAGTGCAGTCTCTGCGCCGTCACTTCGCCCTCCCCAGTTCTCGCCGGCCGATCCTCAACTCTGGCTCGCTCAAGTCAACAGCCAATTCACTATTGGCCGCATCACCACCCAGTCGCAGAAGTCTCATAATGTCGCTGCGTCGGTACCACCTGAGATTGCCGCCGAAGTCTGCGACCTCCTCATAACTCCGCCCGCCTCGGCCCCTCTTGATACGCTGGCTGCTGAGCTCATCAAGCGAACAGCCGTCTCGGAACATCGCCGTCTGCAGCAGCTCATCTCCTCGAATAAATTGGGGGACCGCAAACCAACACAGTCGCTGCGGcggctccagcagctcctgggcgaCAAGGCTGCCACCTTCGGACAAGCCTTCCTGT TATACCAGCCTCCCACCCCGCCATCGTCTCTTCCCACCCGCGTGGGCCTTCAGAGCCTTCGGGATGACTTCCATGCCAAGATGAACGTCTCTGCGACCAAATCGCCCCACTGTCGACCTCCCGCTCTCTTTCGCCTTCCTGTCGCCAGGCCTCACCTTGCCGACGTTGTGCTACCCCACCTCATGAAACCTGCGAGTGCTG GGAAACTTCCCTCGACACCACTAGAAGCTTCAAGTGGTGTCACCCCGGACAACAGCCGATTATTCTTCATATGCGACCACATCTCGGGCTTCCGTTTTCTCGTCGACACTGGAGCAGAGGTGAgcgtcctcccctgcagcatcCCATCCTCACCTTCTCGCCTTCCTGGCCCATCCCTACAAGCCGCAAATCTCACCTCCATCGCTACGTACGGCGAACATGCTCTTGCACTCAATTTGGGCCTCCGACGTGTGTTCCGATGGGTTTTCCTCGTCGTGGACGTACGGTACCCAATCCTCAGAGCCGATTTCCGGCGCCACTACAATCTGCTGGTCAACATGCATACCAAGTGTCTCGTAGACGCCACGGCAAACCTCTCTGTTCAAGCCCTCCGTCTTCGAGAACCGCTTGCCAGTATACCCAGCCCACACCAGTCGATCTAA